In Lacibacter sp. H375, one DNA window encodes the following:
- a CDS encoding class I SAM-dependent methyltransferase: MSTKTTQGQLWSVAPQKWSQHFEPWFLPMYKTALRQLQLNEDHLLLDAGCGSGMFTAMAVNEGAEVIGIDAAPGLLEVARQRNPNNNFLEEDLEALPFEDSSFDVVAAFNSFQYAGSFEKALAEATRVLKPGGRIVIGIWDQPQYSEATQVLKAIGSLLPPPPPGKPGPFALSEDGRIEEAFINADLKPLYKSNIPCPFLFSNLRHGVEAFMGTGPAAIALNSHSKATVEETIEQAFKPFHITDDIFFLQNRFLLFIAEK; the protein is encoded by the coding sequence ATGAGTACAAAAACAACTCAAGGACAACTTTGGAGTGTAGCTCCACAGAAATGGTCGCAACATTTTGAACCATGGTTTCTGCCCATGTACAAAACTGCACTTCGTCAATTGCAATTAAATGAAGATCATTTATTGCTTGATGCAGGCTGCGGCTCCGGTATGTTTACGGCTATGGCTGTGAACGAAGGCGCCGAAGTAATTGGCATAGATGCGGCACCCGGCTTGCTTGAAGTAGCAAGACAACGTAACCCAAACAACAATTTTTTAGAAGAAGATCTGGAAGCACTCCCTTTTGAAGATAGTAGTTTTGATGTAGTAGCCGCCTTCAACTCCTTTCAGTATGCAGGCAGTTTTGAAAAAGCACTAGCAGAAGCAACACGTGTATTGAAACCTGGTGGAAGAATTGTGATCGGTATCTGGGATCAACCGCAGTACAGTGAAGCAACACAAGTATTGAAAGCGATTGGTTCATTATTACCGCCTCCGCCTCCCGGCAAACCCGGCCCTTTTGCACTTTCTGAAGATGGAAGAATTGAAGAGGCATTTATCAATGCAGATCTGAAGCCGCTGTATAAATCAAACATCCCTTGTCCGTTCCTGTTCAGTAATCTGCGTCATGGTGTAGAAGCATTCATGGGTACAGGTCCTGCAGCTATTGCATTGAACAGTCATAGCAAAGCAACAGTTGAAGAAACGATTGAACAGGCATTCAAACC
- a CDS encoding DUF3455 domain-containing protein has protein sequence MKKKKNTTAMLLPLLFIFTMLACEKNEPINSTTPAYQIKASEKLSIPAEIELPINSPFGNARIATYYATGVQKYKAQQKAGSETGIYEWVFVAPQADLFDVTNKKVGTHGAGPYWALSAADSIFAQQFTPAKTASPDANSIPWLLLMPKTGTTPTGVFSNIAYIQRIATKGGKAPATAPQGLSDTAVVYYTAIYRFTKKN, from the coding sequence ATGAAAAAGAAAAAAAACACAACAGCAATGCTGTTGCCCCTGCTGTTCATCTTCACAATGTTGGCTTGTGAAAAAAACGAACCCATCAACAGCACTACACCGGCTTATCAAATTAAAGCAAGTGAAAAACTATCCATCCCCGCTGAAATAGAGTTACCTATTAATTCTCCTTTTGGAAATGCACGGATCGCTACTTATTATGCAACGGGTGTACAGAAGTATAAGGCCCAGCAAAAAGCAGGTAGTGAGACTGGTATTTATGAATGGGTATTTGTTGCACCGCAAGCAGACCTGTTTGATGTAACAAATAAAAAAGTCGGCACACATGGTGCAGGGCCATACTGGGCGCTTAGTGCTGCCGATTCAATTTTTGCACAACAGTTTACTCCGGCTAAAACAGCAAGTCCTGATGCTAATAGTATTCCCTGGCTTTTGTTGATGCCAAAAACAGGCACAACTCCTACCGGCGTTTTCAGCAATATTGCATACATACAACGCATTGCTACAAAAGGTGGCAAAGCACCTGCAACGGCGCCTCAAGGTTTATCAGATACAGCCGTTGTTTATTACACTGCTATCTATCGTTTCACCAAGAAAAATTAA